A window of the Pseudomonas furukawaii genome harbors these coding sequences:
- the ilvY gene encoding HTH-type transcriptional activator IlvY, protein MDNHSLRLFLSLADNLHFGKTSREQHVSPSALSRSIKQLEDELGVPLFVRDSRSVQLTREGRQFREYASEVMNGWHAIRQRFMQDQADLHGELSLYCSVTASYSFLYDILSSFRQDYPRIEMKLHTGDPAKAVERVQQGLEDLAIGARPDNLPAGVDFQSITRSELRFIGPQSPQLLTEEQLQRPSAESWRDVPMILSEEGLARTRTDRWLKSHSIKPRIYAQVSGNEAIVSMVSLGFGIGVVPQIVLDNSPLTARIRIYDIQPPLTAYDIGLFALEKRLKDPLIAAFWNRRQ, encoded by the coding sequence ATGGACAACCACTCCCTCAGGCTGTTTCTTTCCCTCGCCGACAACCTGCACTTCGGCAAGACCAGCCGCGAGCAGCATGTCAGCCCCTCCGCACTCAGCCGCAGCATCAAGCAACTCGAAGATGAACTTGGCGTCCCACTCTTCGTGCGCGACAGTCGTTCGGTCCAGCTAACCCGCGAAGGGAGGCAGTTCCGCGAGTACGCCAGCGAGGTCATGAACGGCTGGCACGCCATCCGCCAGCGGTTCATGCAGGACCAGGCAGACCTGCACGGCGAACTCTCGCTGTACTGCTCGGTAACGGCGAGCTACAGCTTTCTCTACGACATCCTCAGCAGCTTCCGCCAGGACTACCCACGAATCGAGATGAAGCTGCACACGGGTGACCCCGCGAAGGCCGTCGAACGTGTGCAACAGGGGTTGGAAGACTTGGCCATCGGAGCCCGTCCAGACAATCTGCCGGCTGGCGTCGACTTCCAGTCCATTACCCGCTCCGAGCTGCGTTTCATAGGCCCACAGTCACCGCAACTGCTGACCGAGGAGCAGCTGCAACGTCCCTCGGCGGAGAGCTGGAGGGACGTACCGATGATTCTCTCGGAAGAAGGCCTGGCCCGAACTCGCACCGATCGTTGGCTGAAGAGCCACAGCATCAAGCCGCGCATCTACGCCCAGGTGAGCGGCAACGAAGCCATCGTCAGCATGGTGAGCCTGGGTTTCGGCATTGGCGTAGTTCCACAGATCGTACTCGACAACAGTCCTCTGACCGCGCGCATCCGCATCTACGATATCCAGCCTCCCCTGACCGCCTACGACATTGGCCTGTTCGCCCTGGAAAAGCGTCTCAAGGATCCACTGATCGCAGCTTTCTGGAATCGCCGACAGTAA
- the msrQ gene encoding protein-methionine-sulfoxide reductase heme-binding subunit MsrQ, producing the protein MRFALWRLFVFLVAPVAVGLWIYQAWIFALGPDPGKVLVDRLGLGALWLLLITLAMTPLQKLTGWSGWIAVRRQLGLWCFTYAVLHISAYAVFLLGLDMQQFLIDLGKRPYIFVGALGFLGLSALAVTSNHFSIRRLGKRWKQLHRLIYAILAIALLHMLWVVRADMAEWSGYALVALGLMLLRVPQVERKLPRLFRSVQPG; encoded by the coding sequence ATGCGATTCGCTCTCTGGCGACTCTTTGTGTTCCTAGTGGCACCCGTTGCGGTCGGATTGTGGATATATCAGGCCTGGATATTTGCCCTGGGACCCGATCCCGGAAAGGTACTGGTGGATCGTCTTGGGCTTGGGGCGCTCTGGTTGCTTCTCATAACGCTTGCGATGACTCCGTTGCAAAAGCTCACAGGGTGGAGTGGATGGATTGCCGTTCGCCGGCAATTGGGTCTCTGGTGCTTCACCTATGCGGTGTTGCATATCAGTGCCTATGCAGTGTTCCTCTTGGGGCTGGACATGCAACAGTTCCTGATCGATCTGGGCAAGCGACCTTATATATTCGTGGGTGCGCTGGGGTTTCTGGGGCTTTCCGCCTTGGCGGTCACTTCCAATCACTTCAGCATCCGGCGACTCGGCAAGCGTTGGAAGCAGTTGCATCGCCTGATCTACGCCATCCTGGCCATCGCGCTGCTGCACATGCTCTGGGTGGTCCGCGCCGACATGGCGGAATGGTCGGGATATGCGCTGGTCGCGCTGGGACTCATGCTTTTGAGAGTGCCCCAGGTGGAGAGGAAGTTGCCTCGCTTGTTCAGGTCGGTACAGCCGGGATGA
- the ilvC gene encoding ketol-acid reductoisomerase — MKVYYDKDCDLSIIQGKKVAIIGYGSQGHAQACNLKDSGVDVTIGLRKGSATVAKAEAHGLKVTDVASAVAAADLVMILTPDEFQGQLYKSEIEPNIKKGATLAFSHGFAIHYNQVVPRADLDVIMIAPKAPGHTVRSEFVKGGGIPDLIAVYQDASGNAKNVALSYACGVGGGRTGIIETTFKDETETDLFGEQAVLCGGCVELVKAGFETLVEAGYAPEMAYFECLHELKLIVDLMYEGGIANMNYSISNNAEYGEYVTGPEVINAESRAAMRNALKRIQDGEYAKMFIQEGASNYASMTAYRRNNAAHPIEQVGERLRAMMPWIASNKIVDKTKN; from the coding sequence ATGAAAGTTTATTACGACAAAGATTGCGACCTCTCCATTATCCAGGGCAAGAAAGTTGCCATCATCGGTTACGGTTCCCAGGGCCATGCCCAGGCCTGCAACCTGAAGGATTCGGGTGTCGACGTCACCATCGGCCTGCGCAAGGGCTCTGCCACCGTTGCCAAGGCCGAAGCCCATGGCCTGAAAGTCACCGATGTTGCCAGCGCCGTCGCAGCTGCCGACCTGGTGATGATCCTGACCCCGGACGAATTCCAGGGCCAGCTGTACAAGAGCGAGATCGAGCCGAACATCAAGAAGGGCGCCACTCTGGCCTTCTCCCACGGTTTCGCCATCCACTACAACCAGGTTGTACCGCGTGCCGACCTCGACGTGATCATGATCGCGCCGAAAGCCCCGGGCCACACCGTGCGCTCCGAGTTCGTCAAGGGCGGCGGTATCCCTGACCTGATCGCCGTATACCAGGACGCCTCCGGCAATGCCAAGAACGTTGCCCTGTCCTACGCCTGTGGCGTTGGCGGTGGCCGTACCGGCATCATCGAGACCACCTTCAAGGATGAGACCGAGACTGACCTGTTCGGCGAGCAGGCCGTACTGTGCGGTGGTTGCGTCGAGCTGGTCAAAGCCGGTTTTGAAACCCTGGTCGAAGCTGGCTACGCGCCTGAAATGGCTTACTTCGAGTGCTTGCACGAGCTGAAGCTGATCGTCGACCTGATGTACGAAGGCGGCATCGCCAACATGAACTACTCCATCTCCAACAACGCGGAGTACGGTGAGTACGTGACTGGCCCGGAGGTCATCAACGCCGAATCCCGTGCCGCGATGCGCAATGCCCTCAAGCGCATCCAGGACGGTGAGTACGCCAAGATGTTCATTCAGGAAGGCGCTTCCAACTACGCCTCCATGACCGCTTACCGTCGCAACAACGCTGCTCACCCGATCGAGCAGGTTGGTGAACGTCTGCGCGCGATGATGCCGTGGATCGCTTCCAACAAGATCGTCGACAAGACCAAGAACTAA
- the msrP gene encoding protein-methionine-sulfoxide reductase catalytic subunit MsrP → MLIQIPPSSACREHEVTPESLYLSRRRFLAGVGGAAAMAALPLCAQDASVYDDVEPAKAPAWFDAKLAGTRWRTVTAGDESITPFRDATHYNNFYEFGTNKGDPARYAEKLRVEPWTVRIEGEVDKPGAYALEDLVKPHALEERIYRLRCVEAWSMVIPWLGFPLSELLSRAQPNGNAKYVSFETRLAPDEMAGVRSGFSLIDWPYVEGLRLDEAMHPLTLLAVGMYGRVLPNQNGAPLRLVVPWKYGFKSIKSIVRIRLVAAQPKTTWQTIAPEEYGFFSNVNPEVDHPRWSQAHERRLPSGLFSPNIVPTRMFNGYEEVASLYAGLDLRKNY, encoded by the coding sequence ATGCTGATCCAGATCCCTCCTTCGTCCGCTTGCCGCGAGCACGAAGTCACGCCTGAATCCCTCTATCTTTCCCGACGCAGGTTCCTGGCCGGCGTTGGTGGGGCGGCCGCCATGGCGGCGCTTCCGTTATGCGCCCAGGATGCTTCGGTATACGACGACGTCGAACCTGCCAAGGCGCCAGCCTGGTTCGACGCAAAACTCGCTGGAACTCGCTGGCGTACAGTGACGGCCGGCGATGAGTCGATCACACCCTTCCGGGATGCAACCCACTACAACAATTTCTATGAGTTCGGTACCAACAAGGGCGACCCTGCGCGCTATGCGGAGAAGCTGCGCGTCGAGCCCTGGACTGTTCGCATAGAAGGCGAAGTGGATAAGCCTGGAGCTTATGCACTGGAGGACCTGGTGAAACCCCATGCCCTCGAAGAGCGGATCTATCGTCTGCGCTGCGTCGAAGCCTGGTCCATGGTCATTCCCTGGTTGGGCTTCCCTTTGAGCGAGTTGTTGAGTAGGGCGCAACCCAACGGCAACGCCAAGTACGTCAGTTTCGAAACCCGCCTGGCTCCTGATGAGATGGCGGGGGTTCGCTCCGGATTTTCCCTGATCGACTGGCCCTATGTAGAAGGGTTGAGGCTGGATGAAGCGATGCATCCGCTGACGCTTCTGGCTGTGGGCATGTATGGGCGGGTGCTGCCTAACCAGAATGGGGCACCCTTGCGCTTGGTAGTGCCCTGGAAGTACGGATTCAAGAGTATCAAGTCCATCGTGCGCATACGTCTCGTAGCCGCCCAGCCGAAGACGACCTGGCAAACCATAGCGCCCGAGGAATATGGCTTCTTTTCGAACGTCAATCCCGAAGTCGATCACCCGCGGTGGAGTCAGGCTCATGAGCGGAGGCTGCCCAGTGGGCTGTTCTCACCGAATATCGTTCCGACGCGGATGTTCAACGGCTATGAAGAAGTGGCCAGCCTCTACGCGGGGCTGGATTTGAGGAAGAATTACTGA
- a CDS encoding acetolactate synthase 3 large subunit: MELLSGAEMVVRSLRDEGVKYIYGYPGGALLHIYDALFKENDVTHILVRHEQAATHMADGYARATGKPGVVLVTSGPGATNAITGIATAYMDSIPMVILSGQVPSNMVGTDAFQETDMVGISRPIVKHSFIIKHPSEIPEVIKKAFYIAQSGRPGPVVVDIPKDMGDPTQKFEYSYPKKVKLRSYSPAVRGHSGQIRKAAEMLLAAKRPILYSGGGVIMGNASEQLTELAKMLNLPVTNTLMGLGAFPGTDRQFVGMLGMHGSYTANLAMHHSDVILAVGARFDDRVINGAAKFCPNAKIIHIDIDPASISKTIKADIPIVGPVDSVLSEMVAILKEIGETPNKDTVAAWWKQIDEWRAGGALFPYDKGDGSIIKPQSVIETLCEVTKGDAYITSDVGQHQMFAAQYYRFNKPNRWINSGGLGTMGFGFPAAMGIKLSFPESDVACVTGEGSIQMNIQELSTCLQYDLPVKIINLNNGTLGMVRQWQDMQYNSRYSHSYMESLPDFVKLAEAYGHVGIRVTDPKDLKAKMEEAFSLKNRLVFLDIQVDSSEHVYPMQIRDGAMRDMWLSKTERT, from the coding sequence GTGGAGCTTTTATCTGGCGCTGAAATGGTCGTCCGCTCGTTGCGTGACGAAGGCGTTAAGTACATTTACGGGTACCCGGGCGGTGCCCTCCTGCATATCTACGATGCCCTGTTCAAGGAAAATGACGTGACCCATATCCTGGTCCGTCATGAGCAGGCCGCTACCCACATGGCTGACGGTTATGCCCGCGCCACCGGCAAGCCCGGCGTGGTGCTGGTGACTTCCGGTCCCGGCGCGACCAACGCCATCACCGGTATCGCCACCGCCTACATGGACTCCATTCCGATGGTGATCCTGTCCGGTCAGGTGCCGAGCAACATGGTGGGTACCGATGCGTTCCAGGAGACCGACATGGTCGGTATCTCCCGTCCCATCGTGAAGCACAGCTTCATCATCAAGCATCCCTCGGAAATCCCCGAGGTGATCAAGAAAGCCTTCTACATTGCCCAGTCCGGTCGTCCCGGGCCGGTTGTGGTCGACATTCCCAAGGATATGGGCGACCCGACGCAGAAGTTCGAGTACAGCTACCCCAAGAAGGTCAAGCTGCGTTCCTACAGCCCCGCCGTTCGCGGTCACTCCGGCCAGATCCGCAAGGCTGCCGAGATGCTGCTGGCCGCCAAGCGCCCGATTCTCTACTCCGGTGGCGGCGTGATCATGGGTAATGCGTCCGAGCAGCTGACCGAGCTGGCGAAGATGCTCAACCTGCCGGTCACCAATACCCTGATGGGCCTCGGTGCGTTCCCGGGTACCGACCGCCAGTTCGTCGGCATGCTGGGCATGCACGGTAGCTACACCGCCAACCTGGCTATGCATCACTCCGATGTGATCCTGGCCGTCGGCGCGCGTTTCGACGATCGCGTCATCAACGGCGCCGCCAAGTTCTGCCCGAACGCCAAGATCATCCACATCGACATCGACCCCGCGTCGATCTCCAAGACCATCAAGGCCGACATCCCGATCGTGGGGCCGGTGGACAGCGTGCTGTCCGAAATGGTCGCCATCCTCAAGGAAATCGGCGAAACCCCGAACAAGGATACCGTCGCAGCCTGGTGGAAGCAGATCGACGAGTGGCGTGCTGGCGGTGCCCTGTTCCCCTACGACAAGGGCGACGGCAGCATCATCAAGCCCCAGAGCGTGATCGAGACCTTGTGCGAAGTGACCAAGGGCGACGCCTACATCACGTCCGATGTAGGTCAGCACCAGATGTTCGCGGCGCAGTACTACCGCTTCAACAAACCCAATCGCTGGATCAACTCCGGCGGCCTGGGCACCATGGGGTTCGGATTCCCCGCCGCCATGGGCATCAAGCTGAGTTTCCCCGAGTCCGATGTCGCGTGCGTGACCGGCGAAGGCAGTATCCAGATGAACATCCAGGAGCTGTCCACCTGCCTGCAATACGACCTGCCGGTGAAGATCATCAACCTGAACAACGGTACGCTCGGCATGGTCCGCCAATGGCAGGACATGCAGTACAACAGCCGTTACTCCCACTCCTACATGGAGTCGCTGCCTGACTTCGTAAAGCTGGCCGAGGCCTATGGCCACGTCGGTATTCGTGTGACCGATCCGAAGGATCTGAAGGCGAAGATGGAAGAAGCGTTCTCCCTGAAGAACCGACTGGTGTTCCTCGATATCCAGGTCGATTCCAGCGAGCACGTCTACCCGATGCAGATCCGGGATGGCGCCATGCGTGACATGTGGCTGAGCAAGACGGAGCGGACCTGA
- the ilvN gene encoding acetolactate synthase small subunit, with protein MRHIISLLLENEPGALSRVVGLFSQRNYNIESLTVAPTEDPTLSRLTLTTVGHDEVIEQITKNLNKLIEVVKLVNLSESAHIERELMLVKVKATGAQRAEVKRTTDIFRGQIVDVTSSVYTIQLAGTSDKLDSFIQAIGTSSILETVRSGVTGISRGDKVLSI; from the coding sequence ATGCGACACATCATTTCCCTGCTGCTGGAAAACGAGCCGGGCGCACTGTCCCGCGTCGTGGGCCTGTTCTCCCAGCGGAACTACAACATCGAAAGCCTGACCGTGGCCCCTACCGAGGACCCGACCCTGTCGCGTCTGACTCTCACCACTGTCGGCCATGATGAAGTGATCGAGCAGATCACCAAGAACCTGAACAAGCTGATCGAAGTCGTGAAGCTGGTGAACCTCTCGGAGAGCGCTCACATCGAGCGCGAACTGATGCTGGTCAAGGTCAAGGCTACCGGTGCCCAGCGCGCCGAAGTCAAGCGCACCACCGATATCTTTCGCGGCCAGATCGTCGACGTGACTTCCAGCGTCTACACGATCCAGCTGGCGGGTACGAGCGACAAGCTGGACAGCTTCATCCAGGCCATCGGCACCAGTTCGATCCTGGAGACCGTACGCAGTGGAGTCACCGGGATTTCCCGTGGCGACAAGGTTCTGAGTATCTGA
- a CDS encoding paraquat-inducible protein A, which produces MRAIDAGIIVCDECHQLNHMGSDDDHGHCRRCGAVLYARRPDSIVRTWALLITATILYVPANLLPIMTVNFFGNGAPSTIMGGVLELIHADMVPIALVVFVASILVPTFKLVGIALLLYSVQRRLPMSPRQRILMYRFIEWIGRWSMLDIFVIAILVALVSFGNLASIEANLGAAAFASVVVITMIAAVTFDPRLIWDNTDTDDENA; this is translated from the coding sequence ATGCGAGCCATTGATGCCGGCATCATCGTCTGTGACGAATGCCATCAGCTCAACCACATGGGCTCCGACGACGACCACGGTCATTGCCGTCGTTGTGGCGCCGTTCTCTACGCGCGCCGCCCCGACAGCATCGTGCGTACCTGGGCCCTGCTCATCACCGCCACCATCCTTTACGTTCCGGCCAATCTGCTGCCCATCATGACGGTGAACTTCTTCGGCAACGGGGCGCCTTCCACCATCATGGGCGGGGTGCTGGAACTCATACATGCCGACATGGTGCCCATTGCCCTCGTGGTGTTCGTCGCCAGCATCCTGGTGCCCACGTTCAAGCTTGTAGGGATTGCATTGCTGCTTTACTCAGTACAGCGACGGCTGCCCATGTCACCGCGGCAGCGCATCCTGATGTACCGCTTCATCGAATGGATAGGACGCTGGTCCATGCTCGATATCTTCGTCATCGCCATCCTCGTGGCCTTGGTGAGCTTCGGCAATCTGGCCAGTATCGAAGCGAACCTTGGAGCGGCCGCCTTCGCCAGCGTCGTGGTCATCACCATGATCGCCGCAGTGACTTTCGACCCCAGGCTGATCTGGGACAACACCGATACGGACGACGAGAATGCCTGA
- a CDS encoding DUF4124 domain-containing protein codes for MHRMILAGSLLLVLSASALAGQVYKWVDAQGVTHFGAQPPDGQAATSVNTSVPKPQPLPKLDSEMGDLPETQPVGDQKAIDEKVKAEVASQEAERRTYCENVRTNLAQLQNNPRIRMDINGEVRRLTEEERQSRIQEAQKAIDENCN; via the coding sequence ATGCACCGCATGATTCTCGCCGGCAGCCTGCTGCTGGTCCTGAGCGCTTCCGCCCTGGCCGGGCAGGTCTACAAGTGGGTGGACGCCCAGGGCGTGACTCATTTCGGCGCACAGCCGCCGGATGGCCAGGCAGCGACCAGCGTGAACACCTCTGTGCCCAAGCCTCAGCCACTGCCCAAACTGGACAGCGAGATGGGCGATCTGCCGGAAACCCAGCCTGTCGGGGACCAGAAGGCCATCGATGAGAAAGTGAAGGCGGAAGTCGCCAGCCAGGAGGCCGAGCGTCGCACCTATTGCGAAAACGTCCGTACCAACCTGGCGCAGCTGCAGAACAATCCACGCATCCGGATGGACATCAACGGCGAGGTACGCCGCCTGACCGAGGAAGAACGGCAATCCCGGATCCAGGAAGCCCAGAAGGCAATCGACGAAAACTGCAACTGA
- the pssA gene encoding CDP-diacylglycerol--serine O-phosphatidyltransferase gives MNERPEEPNQPIDNDSLLPIDEHVEEGHDSEGRKVRHRGIYLLPNLFTTANLFAGFYAIVNAMSGNFSVAAATVFVAMVLDSLDGRVARLTNTQSAFGAEYDSLSDMVAFGVAPALLAFEWALSGLGSVGLTVAFIYVAGAALRLARFNTQIGKVDKRYFIGLASPAAAGVVAGTVWAFSDFGIKGSNMSFIVALLVALAGMLMVSNIRFYSFKDLDLKGRVPFVAILIVVLAFAVVFSDPPRILLLIFLAYAASGPVQYLLQLRRRKQVD, from the coding sequence ATGAATGAACGCCCCGAAGAGCCGAATCAGCCCATCGATAACGACAGTCTGCTGCCCATCGACGAACACGTCGAAGAGGGGCACGACTCCGAAGGGCGCAAGGTCAGGCATCGTGGTATCTACCTGCTGCCCAACCTGTTCACTACGGCCAACCTGTTCGCCGGCTTCTACGCCATAGTCAACGCCATGAGCGGCAACTTCTCGGTGGCCGCCGCCACAGTGTTCGTCGCCATGGTGCTGGATAGCCTCGACGGCCGCGTCGCCCGGCTCACCAATACCCAGAGTGCCTTTGGTGCCGAGTACGATTCGTTGTCGGACATGGTGGCATTTGGTGTCGCCCCCGCCTTGTTGGCCTTCGAGTGGGCTCTGAGTGGCCTCGGCAGCGTCGGTCTGACGGTTGCATTCATCTATGTGGCGGGCGCCGCGCTGCGTCTGGCTCGCTTCAATACCCAGATCGGCAAGGTGGATAAGCGCTACTTCATTGGCCTGGCCAGCCCTGCCGCAGCGGGCGTGGTGGCGGGAACCGTCTGGGCGTTCAGCGATTTCGGCATCAAGGGCTCCAACATGTCCTTTATTGTCGCGCTGCTGGTGGCGCTGGCGGGGATGCTGATGGTGAGCAACATCCGCTTCTACAGCTTCAAGGATCTGGACCTGAAGGGGCGTGTTCCCTTCGTGGCGATCCTGATCGTGGTGCTCGCGTTCGCCGTGGTGTTCAGTGACCCGCCGCGTATCCTGCTGCTGATATTCCTGGCTTACGCTGCGTCCGGTCCGGTGCAATACTTGCTCCAGTTGCGACGTCGTAAGCAGGTCGATTGA
- a CDS encoding PqiB family protein, with protein MPELPTPKTKKTTNWSAIWVLPLLALIIGLWLAWKAMSEAGIEIHIRFENGDGIQVGKTQLMYKGIQVGKVVDLHVSDDIKGVIATVEVMKEAEPYLSKSTRFWLVRPRVSLAGVTGLETLVSGIYIAIDPQQGEPERRYTALAEPPPLSDALPGVHLTLKAERLGSLEQGSPVYYRQIQVGQVKSYQLAEDQRTVEVKVHIEQPYAHLVRKHTRFWNASGLNVDAGLSGVKIRTESVLSMVAGGIAFATPEHRQDSPPTDPSIPFRLYDGFEAAEAGLRVLLRMDDVSGLNPGSTPVMYNGVQVGTLKKLDMDKDFTGATAELTMEPRTEDFLVEGTEFWTVKPSISLAGITGIEALVKGNYIAVRFAKEGSPTREFKVRPKAPPLNTDAPGLHLVLTSDRLGSLEVGSPILFRQVRVGSVQSYQLSRDQERVVIGIHIEPEFAKLVNESTRFWNSSGVTLKGSLSGVEVKSESLQTLLAGGITFSTPDPKAKPVTRPRRFSLYDDEAQALQKGTLIEIAVPQASGLKEGTPIRFKGIDVGEVESVSLKDDLSGVILKARLTQAANRIARAGTRFWVVGPELGLLRTANLDTLVSGQYLEVEPAENPGASQTRFTVLNQAPDPLATQQGLRIVLSAPRRGSIKPGVIVSYREVPVGTVLSYELGKTADRVFIHVLIEPRYAPLVHSGSRFWHSSGVGVDASLFDGVKVRTGSLESLVEGGISFATPNEGQMGNVALNGQTFALHDDAEDEWLTWAPKIPLAQ; from the coding sequence ATGCCTGAGCTGCCGACGCCGAAAACCAAGAAAACCACCAACTGGTCCGCCATCTGGGTGCTACCCCTGCTGGCACTGATCATCGGTCTCTGGCTGGCCTGGAAGGCCATGAGCGAAGCGGGCATCGAGATCCATATCCGTTTCGAGAACGGCGATGGCATCCAGGTGGGCAAGACTCAGCTGATGTACAAGGGCATTCAGGTGGGCAAGGTGGTCGACCTGCATGTCAGCGATGACATCAAGGGCGTGATCGCTACCGTCGAAGTCATGAAGGAGGCAGAGCCCTACCTCAGCAAGAGCACGCGCTTCTGGCTGGTTCGACCGCGCGTATCCCTGGCGGGTGTGACGGGGCTGGAAACCCTGGTATCCGGCATCTACATCGCCATCGACCCGCAGCAGGGCGAGCCGGAGCGGCGCTACACCGCGCTGGCGGAGCCACCGCCCCTGTCCGATGCGTTGCCTGGCGTGCACCTTACCCTCAAGGCCGAACGCCTGGGCTCCCTGGAGCAGGGCAGTCCCGTCTACTACCGGCAGATCCAGGTCGGTCAGGTGAAGAGTTATCAGCTCGCCGAGGACCAGCGCACTGTCGAGGTCAAGGTCCATATCGAACAGCCCTACGCGCACCTGGTGCGCAAGCACACCCGTTTCTGGAACGCCAGCGGGCTCAATGTCGACGCAGGCTTGTCCGGTGTGAAGATTCGCACCGAATCCGTACTCAGCATGGTGGCCGGAGGCATCGCCTTCGCGACGCCGGAGCACCGCCAGGACAGCCCGCCCACCGATCCCAGCATTCCCTTCCGTCTCTATGACGGATTCGAAGCGGCCGAAGCCGGCCTGCGTGTGCTGCTGCGCATGGACGACGTCAGTGGCCTCAACCCCGGCAGCACCCCGGTGATGTACAACGGCGTGCAGGTGGGTACCTTGAAGAAGCTCGACATGGACAAGGATTTCACCGGTGCCACCGCCGAACTCACCATGGAGCCCCGTACCGAAGACTTCCTCGTCGAAGGCACCGAGTTCTGGACCGTGAAACCCTCCATCTCCCTGGCAGGCATCACCGGCATCGAGGCCCTGGTCAAAGGCAACTACATCGCCGTCCGCTTCGCCAAGGAAGGAAGCCCGACACGCGAGTTCAAGGTTCGGCCCAAGGCCCCGCCCTTGAATACCGACGCCCCGGGCCTGCACCTGGTGCTTACCAGCGATCGCCTGGGTTCCCTCGAAGTCGGTAGCCCCATCCTGTTCCGCCAGGTACGTGTGGGCAGCGTGCAGAGCTACCAACTGTCCCGTGATCAGGAGCGGGTCGTCATCGGCATCCACATCGAGCCGGAGTTCGCCAAGCTGGTGAACGAATCCACCCGCTTCTGGAATTCCAGCGGCGTGACCCTCAAGGGCAGCCTGTCCGGCGTCGAAGTGAAAAGCGAATCCCTGCAGACCCTGCTGGCCGGCGGCATCACCTTCAGCACGCCGGATCCCAAGGCCAAGCCTGTGACCCGCCCGCGCCGCTTCAGCCTCTACGACGATGAAGCCCAGGCCCTGCAGAAGGGCACCCTGATCGAGATCGCCGTGCCCCAGGCCAGTGGTCTCAAGGAGGGTACGCCAATCCGCTTCAAGGGGATCGACGTCGGTGAGGTCGAGTCCGTCAGCCTCAAGGACGACCTCTCGGGTGTCATCCTCAAGGCCCGGCTGACCCAGGCGGCCAACCGGATCGCTCGCGCCGGGACACGCTTCTGGGTGGTGGGGCCTGAGTTGGGCCTGTTGCGCACCGCCAACCTCGACACACTCGTCAGTGGCCAGTACCTGGAAGTCGAGCCGGCGGAAAACCCGGGCGCCAGCCAGACCCGGTTCACCGTGCTCAACCAGGCACCTGACCCTCTTGCGACCCAGCAGGGCCTGCGCATCGTCCTCAGTGCCCCCCGTCGTGGCTCCATCAAGCCGGGGGTGATCGTCAGCTACCGCGAGGTGCCCGTGGGCACGGTGCTGTCCTACGAACTGGGCAAGACGGCCGATCGCGTCTTCATTCACGTCCTCATCGAGCCGCGCTACGCACCTCTGGTCCACAGCGGCAGCCGCTTCTGGCACAGCAGCGGCGTCGGTGTCGACGCCAGCCTGTTCGATGGCGTGAAGGTGCGCACTGGATCACTGGAATCCCTGGTGGAAGGTGGCATCTCCTTTGCCACTCCCAATGAGGGGCAGATGGGCAATGTCGCGCTCAACGGTCAGACCTTCGCACTGCATGACGATGCGGAAGATGAATGGCTGACCTGGGCGCCGAAGATTCCCCTCGCGCAGTAA
- a CDS encoding paraquat-inducible protein A codes for MPEQADPRPLSELPLHGLIACHECDLLMQRPRLGDEQKACCPRCGYELVVHRSQMVRRALALAFTALLLYIPANFLPIMKLNLLGQTTHDTVWTGVLGLYDTGMQAVALLVFLCSMVIPLVKLLCQLVVLLCISFGRAQGLGIVLYRLYHHLREWGMLEVYLMGILVSIVKLIDLADLHLGIGLACFIGLLLSQVWLEVTMSPHQVWDALDPEGEAHASH; via the coding sequence ATGCCTGAGCAGGCTGACCCGCGCCCGCTGTCCGAACTTCCGCTGCACGGCCTGATCGCCTGTCACGAGTGCGATCTGCTGATGCAGCGTCCTCGCCTTGGCGACGAGCAGAAAGCCTGCTGCCCCCGCTGTGGATATGAATTGGTGGTGCATCGTTCGCAAATGGTGCGCCGCGCCCTGGCCCTGGCCTTCACTGCATTGCTTCTGTACATCCCAGCCAACTTCCTGCCCATCATGAAGCTCAACCTGCTGGGCCAGACCACTCACGACACCGTCTGGACCGGCGTACTGGGCCTCTACGATACAGGCATGCAGGCAGTGGCCTTGCTGGTGTTCCTCTGCAGTATGGTCATCCCCCTGGTCAAACTCCTCTGTCAGTTGGTGGTGCTTCTCTGCATCAGCTTCGGGCGGGCCCAGGGTCTGGGCATCGTGCTCTACCGCCTGTACCACCATTTACGGGAGTGGGGGATGCTGGAGGTCTACCTGATGGGCATCCTGGTCTCCATCGTCAAGCTGATCGACCTCGCCGACCTCCATCTGGGCATTGGCCTGGCTTGCTTCATCGGTTTGTTGCTGTCTCAGGTCTGGTTGGAGGTCACCATGTCGCCGCACCAGGTATGGGACGCCCTGGATCCGGAGGGTGAGGCCCATGCGAGCCATTGA